The DNA region CTGTATTTTATTACCGCTACATCTTATAAATTGGCAACAAGCTTGGTTGACAGTATGAAAGTAGAGGTTATTGGAAAGTCAAGCAACATAAATGAAATAGTAGGTGTCAGTCCTATTACATATAAAGAGGCGGTACAAAAAGCTTTTATAAAAATTGAGCAAAATAGTAGCATTTCTAGCTGGAAAGACTCTTTTGTTAGTGGTAGATTCAATAAAAAATTATCGCAGTATATTGAAATTCCACAATACGGCTGTTTTAAGGATATAAAAAAAAGACAAATAATAAATGAATCAAAAACGATAAAAAAAATTTGGTCAATAGGCGGTGAAAATGGATGGTACTATGGAAATATGTTATGGAAAATAAGAGGACATCTAGATAAAGTTGCAGGTGGCATTGGCCTAAGACGTGGAAGAACCCATCCATCAAAATTAAGTGCTGGAGATTCTCTCGATTTTTGGCGGGTATTATATGCTGATAAAAAAGAAAAACGGTTGTTATTATTTGCGGAAATGAAGCTTCCAGGTGAGGCATGGTTAGAGTTTACCATTGTCAAAAACATTTTATATCAAAGAGCTGTTTTTAGACCCAAAGGCTTGTTAGGAAGACTGTATTGGTATAGCGTTTGGCCATTTCACGGGTTAATATTTAATGGTATGATTAATAAATTGGTTAAAGCTTAATTAATAAAATAGGTACATGAAAAAAATAATAATTATTGGAGGAAGCAAAGGTATTGGTAAAGCTATTCTACAAACTTTACTAGAAAAGTCTGAAGTTATAAATATAAGTAGAACACCTTCTGACGTTAATCATAAAAATTTAAGTCAATACCAATGCAATGTGTTAGAAGATGAATTGCCAAAAATAGCGGAAGTAGATTCTTTAATTTATTGCCCAGGGAGTATCAATCTAAAACCAATTTCAAGATTGAATTTAGAAGATTTTAAAGATGACTTTAATATTAATGTTTTAGGTGCAGTACGCGTTATTAAAAAGTATTTGCCTCAATTAAAAAAAGGAAATAATCCTTCGGTATTGCTTTTTAGTACAGTAGCAGTAAAATTGGGTATGCCTTTTCATGCCAGTATTGCAGTAGCTAAGGGTGGAGTAGAAGGGCTCGTGAAATCGTTAGCGGCCGAGTTAGCACCAACTGTAAGGGTAAATGCTATAGCTCCTACGGTTACTGATACAGGTTTGGCTGATAAGCTATTACGTAATGATAAAATGAAAGAAAAAATGATTGATAGACATCCATTGAAAAAGTACTTAAACCCACAAGAAGTTGCAGATATGGCTGAATTTTTAATATCAGATAAGACCGCTTCAATATCTGGGCAAATTTTTGAAATGGATTGCGGCATAGTCTCGCTTAAAATTTAAATTATGAAGTACAGTTTAATAGTAGTCGTCTTTTTAGTTATCAACTTTGGAGCCTTGGCCATTGGAAGTTGGTTAATGGATAATGGCCCCCAAACAGATTGGTATTTAAGTTTAAATAAAGCACCATGGACACCACCAGGATGGGTTTTTGGAGCGGCTTGGACAACAATAATGATTTGTTTTTCAATATATATGGCACAACTATACAGCAATGATAAATCGTTCATGGTAATAGCTTTATTTATAGTACAAGTAGTTTTGAACGTCAGTTGGAATTTTGTGTTTTTCAATCAGCATAACGCCGGTTTTGCACTCATAATAATAATCTCACTAACACTTTTATTGATATACTTTCTAATTGGTTTTTATGACCAAATGAAATTGATAAGTTTATTACTAGTTCCTTATGTTTTATGGCTTTTAATTGCCACATCACTCAATTATTATGTTTATGCAAATAACTAAATGAAATAGTATGTTCAACTTATTTAAGAAAAAATCAGAAGTAGAAAAGTTAAATGATAAGTATAAAAAGCTTTTAGCAGAATCACATCGTTTATCTACAACCAACCGAAAAGCGAGTGA from Aureibaculum sp. 2308TA14-22 includes:
- a CDS encoding SDR family NAD(P)-dependent oxidoreductase gives rise to the protein MKKIIIIGGSKGIGKAILQTLLEKSEVINISRTPSDVNHKNLSQYQCNVLEDELPKIAEVDSLIYCPGSINLKPISRLNLEDFKDDFNINVLGAVRVIKKYLPQLKKGNNPSVLLFSTVAVKLGMPFHASIAVAKGGVEGLVKSLAAELAPTVRVNAIAPTVTDTGLADKLLRNDKMKEKMIDRHPLKKYLNPQEVADMAEFLISDKTASISGQIFEMDCGIVSLKI
- a CDS encoding TspO/MBR family protein, producing MKYSLIVVVFLVINFGALAIGSWLMDNGPQTDWYLSLNKAPWTPPGWVFGAAWTTIMICFSIYMAQLYSNDKSFMVIALFIVQVVLNVSWNFVFFNQHNAGFALIIIISLTLLLIYFLIGFYDQMKLISLLLVPYVLWLLIATSLNYYVYANN
- a CDS encoding Lacal_2735 family protein codes for the protein MFNLFKKKSEVEKLNDKYKKLLAESHRLSTTNRKASDTKYAEADKILKQIEALKNK